In a single window of the Microbacterium sp. SL75 genome:
- a CDS encoding LPXTG cell wall anchor domain-containing protein, whose protein sequence is MLNSQPLTITGIPAADARGAVTFRVTVPADFATGAHTLVITRADGSTLARLGVQVVPAGSLARTGAEMSWALGLGAFGLIAAGAGLVALRRRSRSV, encoded by the coding sequence GTGCTGAACAGTCAGCCGCTCACGATCACGGGCATCCCCGCGGCCGATGCCCGCGGTGCGGTCACGTTCCGCGTGACGGTTCCCGCCGATTTCGCCACCGGTGCGCACACCCTCGTGATCACTCGTGCCGACGGGTCGACTCTCGCGCGCCTGGGCGTGCAGGTGGTGCCGGCCGGAAGTCTCGCGCGCACCGGTGCGGAAATGTCCTGGGCCCTGGGCCTCGGCGCCTTCGGGCTGATCGCCGCGGGCGCGGGCCTGGTGGCGCTGCGGCGTCGCTCGCGCTCGGTCTGA